From Nicotiana tabacum cultivar K326 chromosome 15, ASM71507v2, whole genome shotgun sequence, the proteins below share one genomic window:
- the LOC142169470 gene encoding protein PAM68, chloroplastic-like — METCSFPRLVLSPLQFPPPLTSKKHFLQFPLPKSKQLHKSTPSHLSNFTPLFATLNSPKGFGPKKTKKSKKPKKEYEEEEEDDDEQQEGGVIPEIVTNRMISRIGLSVGIPLFIGLLFFPFFYYLKVGLKIDVPTWIPFIVSFIFFGTALLGVSYGIVSSSWDPYREGSFLGWNEAKKNWPVFWQSIWGGSRNK; from the coding sequence ATGGAAACATGTTCATTTCCAAGACTAGTACTATCCCCCTTACAATTCCCACCTCCATTAACCTCAAAAAAACACTTCCTTCAATTCCCATTACCTAAATCCAAACAACTACATAAAAGTACTCCATCTCATTTATCAAACTTCACACCTCTCTTTGCCACTCTCAATTCTCCAAAAGGATTTGGACCTAAGAAAACCAAAAAATCCAAGAAACCAAAAAAAGAatatgaagaagaagaggaagatgatgatgagcAACAAGAAGGAGGAGTTATACCAGAAATAGTGACTAATAGAATGATAAGCAGAATTGGACTTTCAGTTGGTATACCTTTGTTTATTGGTTTAttgttttttcctttcttttattatcTTAAGGTTGGATTAAAGATTGATGTGCCAACTTGGATACCCTTTATTGTGTCATTTATCTTCTTTGGAACTGCCTTATTGGGAGTTAGTTATGGGATAGTTTCCTCTAGTTGGGATCCATATAGGGAAGGCTCATTCTTGGGTTGGAATGAAGCTAAGAAGAATTGGCCTGTTTTTTGGCAGTCAATTTGGGGTGGATCAAGAAACAAGTAG